The nucleotide window AACGGCGGGCGTCTGTCTGGTGGCAGCGGAAAAAGCGTGGTTTTTGACGGATAGCCGGTATTTTGAGGCGGCCAAAGCGCAGATAGGGGACGCCGCAGTTTTGGCGGTCGGCCGGGAAGCACCGTATGCAAAGCAGCTCAACGAAATTTGTGCGGATAACGCCATCCGCTCACTTGGCTTCGAAGATGCGACGATGACTGTTTCTGAACACGCCGAGTGGCAAAAGAAGCTCGATCCGCTGCTCGTCGCCTCCAGCAGGCTTGTTGACGATCTGCGCGCCGTTAAAAGCAGGGAAGACCTTGCTTTTATGATTGCCGCGCAGCGTATTGCGGAAAAATCATTTGAGGAAATTCTGCCGCTTGTTGGGGCAGATATCACGGAAAAAGAGCTTGCCGCCGAGCTTGTCTGCCAGTTTTTAAAAAATGGCGCAGACGACAAATCGTTTGACCCCATCGTTGTTTCCGGCCCGCGCTCAAGCCTGCCGCACGGCGCTCCAAGCGACGCGAAAATCCAAAAGGGCTTTCTGACGCTCGATTTCGGCGTGAAAAAAGACGGCTGGTGCTCCGACACGACGCGCACGCTCTGCGTCGGGCAGCCGGACGCAGAAATGCAAAAAATTTATCATGCTGTCTTAAACGCGCAGGAAGCAGGGATTGCCGCCGTACGCGCCGGGGTACGCGGGTGCGATATTGACGCGGCTGCCCGCCGCGTGCTGGAGAAAAGCGGCTATGGCACATACTTTACACACGGCTTTGGCCATGGCGTCGGGTTAGACGTGCATGAGTCCCCGTCGGCCGCGCCGTCGTTTGACGGGGTCATACCGGCCGGCGCCGTCCTTTCAGCTGAGCCGGGTGTCTATATCCCCGGCCGCTATGGCGTCCGGATTGAGGACGTCGTCTACGTCACGCAGGACGGCTGCGAAAACCTGACAAGCCTTCCGAAGACACTGCTCGTTGTATAAATTGTCCTTGCAAACGTGGTGGACATCGGATAAAATAACTGCAGACCAGACACGAAACGGGAGGAAAAAAAATGATTTCTGCAAGTGAGTTCAGAAACGGCGTAACCTTTGAAATGGACGGGAAGGTTATGCAGGTTGTCGAATTCCAGCATGTCAAACCGGGCAAAGGCGCGGCATTTGTCCGCACAAAAATGAAAAACGTCATCACGGGCGCTGTTGTTGAAACGTCGTTTAACCCGACGGACAAATTCGAAAACGCTTTTGTTGAGCGCCGTGATATGGAATACAGTTATAACGACGGCAATCTG belongs to Oscillospiraceae bacterium CM and includes:
- a CDS encoding aminopeptidase P family protein yields the protein MTHLQTIQAAVKNSGTDAVLLTSATARFYATGFPSTAGVCLVAAEKAWFLTDSRYFEAAKAQIGDAAVLAVGREAPYAKQLNEICADNAIRSLGFEDATMTVSEHAEWQKKLDPLLVASSRLVDDLRAVKSREDLAFMIAAQRIAEKSFEEILPLVGADITEKELAAELVCQFLKNGADDKSFDPIVVSGPRSSLPHGAPSDAKIQKGFLTLDFGVKKDGWCSDTTRTLCVGQPDAEMQKIYHAVLNAQEAGIAAVRAGVRGCDIDAAARRVLEKSGYGTYFTHGFGHGVGLDVHESPSAAPSFDGVIPAGAVLSAEPGVYIPGRYGVRIEDVVYVTQDGCENLTSLPKTLLVV